The nucleotide window AAGCCAGCTGGTATTGCTATCCTAATACCCAACAGAAAGGACTgtaacaaaattaatcaaaatagatggagaaggacatttgatattaatcaaagaaaaagtctattaagatgaagtctcaattctgaccatctatgccccaaatactaggtcacccacatttgtaaaagaaacattactaaatgaTACAttaaaccccatacattaatagtgggagatttcaataccccactcttaTTAATGGACAGGCCTGCCAGACAGAAACTgaatagagaaataagggaactaacagatgctatgactcaaatggacctaacagacgtCTAGATTATGGCAcccaaagacaaaagaatatatctttttCCCAACACCTCTTAGTATCTTCTCTAAATTGATCACATACTTatttacaaagcaaatctcaatagatacaaaaattgGAACAACTCCCTGTATCTCACCAGATCACCATAGGTTAAAGttgatttcaacaacacaaatttagagaaagcctacaaactcatagaaactgaacaactcttaactgaatcaccactgggtcaaggaagaaatgaagaaagatataaaagacttccaagaattcaatgaaaatgaaagcacaagaTAAGttacaggacacaatgaaagcagtgacAAAAGGAAAGTtcaaagcactaaatgcccacacagagaatttggagaaaaatcacactagcaacttaacagcatacctgaaagctctagaacaaaaagaatcagACATACCCAAGAAaaatagacagcaggaaataatcaaactgaggtctgagatcaataaaacagaaaacaaagagaacaatatgaagaatcaatgaaacaaagagttggttctttgagaaaatcaggaagATAGAAAAAcccatatccaaactaaccaaaaggcagagaaagaatatccaaataaacaaaatcagaaaccgaAAGGGGGGCATAGCaacagaaactgaggaaatacagagaatcattaggtcataatTCAAAAATCAGTactacacaaaattggaaaatttaaaagaaatggacaaatttcttgataagtaccacatatcaaaattaaatcaagattagataaacaatttaaatagacatataacccctaaggaaatagaagcaatcagtaaaagtctcacaaccaaaaaaaaaaaaagcccaggaccagatggttccaGCACACAATTCTGTCAGACTTTCAaagtactcctcaaattattccacaaaacagaaaaaaaggaacattgcaaaattctttttatgaggccacattTTCCCTCATATTCAAACCATACAAAGactcaacagagaaagagaattacattacagaccaatctccttcatgaacattgatgcaaaaatactcaataaaatactggcaaattgaatccaagaacacatcagaaagatcacccaccatgatcaagttggtttTATTCTAGAGATGCAGGAGTGGTTCAGCATAAGACAATCTGTAAATGTAATCCgccatacaaacaaactgaaagaaaaaaaaaacacatgattatcttACTTCATGCTGacaaagcctttgacaaaatccaacatgttTTCATGATAAAgctcttggagagatcagggatacaaggaacatatctaaacataagaaaggcaatatatagcaagccaaccgccaacatcaaattaaatggagagaaactcaaagcaattccactaaaataaggaacaggaaaaagctgtccactcttcccatacctattcaatatagtactccaagttctagctaaagcaataagacagcaaaaggagatcaagggaatgaaaattagaaaggaagaattcaaactttcactatttgtagatgatatgatagtacacataagtgaccTCAAATATTCTACCAGAGAGTTCTAACAACTGAAAAACACCCTCAGCAATATGGCTGGATACAAACATTAACTcaaataatcagtagccctcctatatacaaatgataaacaggctgagaaaaaaaaatcagggaaacaacacccttcacaatagccacaataatataaaatattttaggctAACTCtaaacaaacaagtgaaagacttgtatgataagaactttaagtctttgaagaaagaaattggagaagatatcagaagatggaaagatttcccattaTCATGGATtcataggattaacatagtaaaaatagccattttactCAAAGCTatctacaggttcaatgcaatttccatcaaaattccaacacaattctttacagaccttgaaagcacaatactcaacttcatatggaaaaacaaaaatctcagtatagctaaaataatcctgtatacTAAAGAAACTTccagccgggtagtggtggtgcacgcctttaatccccacactcgggatgtagagccaggtggatcgctgtgagttcaaggccagtctgggctaccaagtgagttccaggaaaggctcaaagctacagagagaaaccctgaatcaaaaaatccaaaaaagaagACGAcgactaataataataataataataagaagaagaagaagaagaagaagaagaagaagaagaagaagaaaaggaaggaaggaaggaaggaaggaaggaaggaaggaaggaaggaaggaaggaaggaaggaaaagaaagaaagaaagaaagaaagaaagaaagaaagaaagaaagaaagaaagaaagaaagaaagagacttcCAGAGGTGTCATCAtgcctgatttcaagctctactacagatctatagtaataaaaacagcttggtattggcataaaaacagacaggtagatcaatgaaatcaaatcaatgatcatgacataaatccacacaactaTAAACacccaatttttgacaaagaaaccaaaattatacaattaaaaaaaagaaagcatcttcaacaaatggtactggcatagcTGGATATTgttatgtagaagaatgcaaatagattcgtATCTACTgacatgtacaaaactcaagtccaagtggatcaaagacttcaacataaatccagttatactgaacctgatagaaaagaaaatggaaagtagccttgaatgcattggtacaggagacaactttctgaatataacaccagtagcatagacactgaaattgacaaataataaatgtaaccccatgaaactaaaaagcttcaaTAAGGCAAAACAATAAGATGAAACAACAgccaaaaaatgggaaaatatctccaccaaccccatatctgacagagggctgatctccaaaatctataaagaactcaggcaactagaaatcaaaataccaaataacccaatttaaaaatgggatactgatctaaacagagaattctcaacataagactctcaaatgactgagatacatttaaaaaattgttcaacTTCCTTAACCATTGGgaatatgcaaatcaaaatgactctgataatCTTACACCTtacatcagaatggctaagatcaaaacactaacaacagcttatgctggagagaatatgtagtaaggggaacattcctctgCTGCTGCTAGTGGGAGtgtaaatttgtacagccactttggacattgatatggcagtttctcagaaaattagaaatcaatctacctcaagactcagctactataccactcttgggcatattccctaAGGATTCTCAACAATACCCAAGGATACttgcacaactatgttcatagcagcttcatttgtaatagctagaaactggaaacaatctagataccCCTCAAGTGAAGAATAGATAAAgtaaatgtggtatatttacacaatggaatattactcagctgttaaggACAATTAAttacatcaggaaatttgaaggcaaatggaactaggaaaaaaaatcatctgagtgaggtaacccaaacccagaaagacaaacatggtatatattcactccTAAATGGATAGTAGCTAtgaagtaaaggataaccatactaCAATCCACTgactcagagaggctaggtaacaaggaagagggatgcatggatttccctgggaaggcaaaataaaagagatctcctgggtaaactgaaggcagatggccagttgggaacatgagggatcaggttagGGACATGACAGAGTGGAAGAGTAATGAAAGAAATGTCTCAGTAGAGATGGTATTTAgaggtcaggtagaaacctggttcaagggaaactcccaggtaTCTATAAAGAAGACTCCTGGCCATGGTAGATAGGTCCCTTGAACTGTCCTTCTCCTAtaattagattggtgactaccctaattgtcatcagaaagccttcatccagtaactaatggaaacagatgtagagatccacagccaaggacTGAGCTGAGCTCTGGGAAATCTAttgaaaagacaaaggaaaggtTGTATGAGCCAGGGGGATTAAGGTCATTACAAGGGAATCCACAGAAACAACaaactgggctcataggagctcacagattcTGGGCTGACAagtagggagcctgcatgggactgacttaagccctctacatgtgtgtgacaTTAGTGTGCCTTGGTCTACTTGTGAGACTCGTAGCAGTGGGAGCCCATTCCTAAGGCTTTGACTGGCTTTTGGTAACCTATTTCTCATACTGGGTTGTCCTGCCCAGCCTTAGTGCAAAGTggggagcttagtcctacctcaacttaatATGGCATGCTTTGCTGACACCcacaggaggcctgcccctttttaaataaaaacagaggaggagacaattggggggggggcaaggacagggggaagaaatgggaggagaagagggagggggaccCTGCAACTGGGAcgtgaaataaatgaataaatttaatagataaaaaaataaaatgaaaaatggagtAGAAAATGGTAAGAGCCATATTGAATATGACAATGAGGATTTGGAAACTTGAAGCTTCTCTGGAACAAGATTACAATTTGCACTCTAATTTGTGGTTGTCACCTCAAAAGTTTCAGATTTCCAGGTAAATGAAGACTTAAAAGCTGAAATTTTCATCTTATAGGAACTTCCTTCAAGGTTTCTCATTGCTCCATTAAAGAATTTTATCAAGCAGtgatggggggaaaaaaatcatccagactCTACAGCCTGGCATCATGAGGGCAACCTTGGTGGTTTCAGAATTACTTTCAGGGTCCCAATTCTACCTTAGAGAATCTTAAGCTTCTCCTAGCTTCTGCCAAGGTAGATGATCCACACACATCTCCATATCACACCTGTCGCTTGGCCACAATGCTCTTTCTCCCACACAGTTTCTCCCACTCTTAAATATAGAGAGAGTGAGAAATTATCCTAATCTTTGGCTTTTGCTCACTGTTAATTAGCAATTCTATCTTTGAATTGTGTCTGTCCTCACGTTTTTACTGTAATCACTCAAAAGGAACAAAGTCACTGCTTCAAAACTTAGCTAAACAGCCTCTGCTAATATCCAGCTGCATCACTCTCAAATTCCACTTCCAAAAAAATACTAGTACAAGCCAAGTGttggtggctcacatctataatcccagcattttggaggcaggaagatctcggtgagtttgaagccagcctggtctacagaacaagttccaggacagtcagggctacacaaagaaaccctgtctcaaaaaaacaaacaaacaaaaaacaacaacaacaacaaaatgctagGACATAAATGCAATTCAGTCTAGCTCTTTATCACTCTATACCAGTAGCAGCCTCTCCTCTGCACCCAACAACAAGTTCCTTGTTTCCACTGAGATTTTAAAACGTCCTCTATCATTCATATCCATACCATCATTCTATTCTGTGGGATAGATGTTCCATAAGATTAAATCTTTCTCTGCAgtctttctccattcttttgAAATCACACTAAATACTCtcctcacagaaataaaaatgggctTCACCCAGCATGCACATCAAAACTCTTCAGGTCTCTACCATTATGGAGATCCAAAATGGTTTACCTACTCCCAATACTTAAGTTCTGTAACAGTTGCTTTGGGCTGCTATAGCAAGCTAACATCgactttaaaatttgaaatttgtttttcaaagtttGGAGGCTAGGAAgatccatattaaaaaaacacACTATTTTGTATACAGTTCTCTGGGGAAAGGGCTTAACTTTGTAGTCTAGTAGCTTAGCCTGGACTTGAATTCATGATTTTCTTGCTttaacctctcaagtgctggaattacagtcatGCTCTACCATTCAGCTTACAGAagctatatgtatatgtgtgtatacacaacacacacacacacacacacacacacacacacacacacacactcagaaagatTCCATGTTTGTGGCCAAACTGCTTGTAAAAGTCAATCATCTAAATATGAATAACGTAATATTGGAGAGTACAATTATAATATTTGGATCTTCAAGTGATATATTCAAAACAGAATATTGCATCTTGAAcaattttgcaaatatttcatGATAGCAAATGCATGTTCAGTATTCAGGCAAAAGTCACAGTATTGATGAATCATCATTACAAAGATCCTACAAACCTGCATCTAACTTTGAAAATTCTGATTTCTttcacattcatttttgttttattttgccccACCCTTCTTGCCAGATGGGCAAGGTGAAAATCCTTTTATATTCATTAGACTATCCATTTCctgaagggaagaggaagtgaaataCTCTGCTGCATTATAGTACTCTTGTAACATCTAACATGAAGTTCTTAAATCAGACTACAAGTCAATTTATCTATTTACATGTGTGGATATGTTCAACAAACTTCTGTGTTTTTACAAGAAGGAAGTCGTGACTTATGTGTCAAAAATTAGCTTGTCAAGGGAGAGGAAACAAACATAGCACTCCTTGTGTTAAGAACTCCATGCAACATGATGCAAAATGTTATATACTAACAAGAAATCTCACTCCTCCCTCTAGAGAAATCCACAGCCTTAGGAGCATGTAGGACTAATTGATATGCACTGCATCTTGTCAAAGAAAATTCAGTCTAGAAAACATTCCGatgcctaaggctcagggaacattgcagatgatggggtggaaagattataagaccCAGAGGTTGAAGAAGATTGTTATGAGATTGTATCTGTTAGTAGAGTCAGCAgccacacccataaagtctcaccaagaTATCTTCCCAAACATCAGCTGAATAAGAATAACACTAATGGACATGCTGAAGTGGACAGAGGAAAGCCCACCAGGCCTCAAAACCATGccaagaactataggcaacagAGGAAAACTTGGAGCAAGAAAGGTGATCTTCCCCAGTGAAGAGcacaattggttgtccagtgtcaaatggtcagccctgaaaacatacaaacaagtaGCATTATAAGGACTTAACAgactatatttaggaatacatatctAGGAATATATTGCATGTTTATATACAACAATAACAATTAGTGGAAAAAAGAGGGTATGAATTTGAAGGGAGTGGGGGGATATGTAGGAGGGTTTGGAAGAAGGAAGGtgagaaatattgtaattatattatgatctcaaaattattttcaaattttgaaaaaagaaaattcaatgcACAGTTTTCAAATAATGTTTAGAGAGCAAAAGTAAAGGTAGTCTTTTCTCCATCATATAGCTTTGCAACTCACTACAGAACTATGATATCCACTAGATTCAAATAGGtgtgaaagaccccccggcacccctatagtaatgctatgtttgcaaggcttataagggaacaaaagacagttccaggaaatagaatggccccaccgcagcccagatagccgatagataagcaggatgtcaggggcagactgcctggcgtcagtgcgggagggccagagcagctggaattctagataggggttgagccaacacacatatctggttaccaagggaaaaacccacaaaccgccctgagcctgagttcacgccccatttgatttatgctcatatattcgcgcctcactttgacagagctttgtccaattagaaccctttgactattcgcgcctcactttgaattgtccaatcagagctttgtccaattagaaccctttgactattcgcgcctcactttgacagagctttgtccaattagaaccctttgactattcgcgcctcactttgaattgtccaatcagagctttgtccaattagaaccctttgactattcgcgcctcactttgacagagctttgtccaattagaaccctttgactattcgcgcctcactttgaattgtccaatcagagctttgtccaattagaaccctttgactattcgcgcctcactttgacagagctttgtccaattagaaccctttgactattcgcgcctcacttgaattgtccaatcagagctttgtaaccattcgcgccttgtttaaattatccaatcagaaccctttgactaatgctttcccgcgcttcttgctataaaaacccatcttaccaacccagaggcgcgcaagttttccgagagacttggttgccccaggtacctgtgtttaaataaacctcgtgctgttgcatctgatccgtggtcgctgcgtgctccttgagccgggggtctctcctgaggggagacctctccgggggtctttcatttggcgagccagccaggaggcagagaccctctactcacggaccaccaacccaccatcaggaggtaagcTGGCCTGCCTCGGTATTTCtgtttaagctcgagccgtcctgtgtccgttttgtctctgtgctgcctgtttctatgtttgagctctgttcctgcgcagcgtccggagggaccaggaaaggaggcgggcaaggtctgccgtgaggccgggccgcctgattgtagtgccgggagaggaggcaggcagacttgccgtgaggccgggccgcctgagtcccgcactagggtatctcccctagtgttctgtatcggggtgaggctgaaggggctgacgagcccggacttcgctcaccaaccctggaagacgttccatgggagtctgaagtcccctttggggcacggtttttcggggcctcccaggtatccgagggatacgtggtgttggcaggggacggggggcgcaaaccctcccaatccccgactgagttcttgctttcggttttgcgccgaagccgcgcagcgcgatttgttgtaacgtctgttgtttgtctgtttcttgtttgctgcctaattcttctttatctagacaccagaatgggacaaaccGTCGCTACGCCCCTGAGCCTCACTCTCGACCGCTGGTCGGACGTAAAAGGCCGTGGCAACAATGAAGgagtcatcatcaaaaagaataaatggaccacTCTCTGCGAGGCCGAATGGGTTATGATGGGTGTCGGCTGGCCCCGAGAgggctcctttaacctctctttgatttcacagattgaagggaagatttttgcccccaaaccccacgggcacccggaccaggtcccctacatagccatctggagatccctggtagaaaacccatttccatgggtcaagcccttcctcctaggtccctctacaacccctttggcttctcccccgccctccgcacctcctgcgatttcttcctcctctttataccCTATACTTCCCCGCAAAGAGGCTCTCAAGCCTTCCGTCCTCCCCTCCGACCTAGACTCTCCCCTCATtgacctcctaacagctgagccgccGCCTTATCGCGCGGCACCGGCCGCGCCAGCCGCGGGACCGGAAACAGGGATGACGGCCATCGGAGGGGCAGCAGCCCCTGAGAAGATGGCAACTGGCGGGGACACAGGGGGGACCCCGGCTCCCTCACCCATCGCCGGTCGCCTTCGGGCCCGCCGGGATGACACCCCCCTGGAatccaaggcctttcccctcagagaagggcCCGGCCGCCATCTCCAGTACTGGCCATtctcggcctctgatctctataactggaaacaatttaaccccccgttttccaaagatcccgtggcattaaccaacttgattgagtctatcctagtgacccatcggccaacctgggatgactgccaacagcttttgcagaccctcctgactgtggaggagaagcagcgggtgttcctggaagcacggaagctggtccccggcgaagatgggagacctacccagctccccaatctcattgacatagcctttcccctcacgcgcccgaattgggattataccaccgatgaaggtaggggacacctacgtctctatcgccagttgcttttagcgggtctccgtgccgctgctaggcggcccactaatttggcccaggtaagaagcactatccagggaagggaggagacgcctgccgcattcttagaaaggctaaaagaggcttatagaatgtacaccccctatgatccagaggacccagggcaggcgccaggagttatcctgtcatttatctaccagtcgagcccagatatcaggactaagttacagaggttagaaggactgtcgacactgaatctttcggatctgctgaaggaggcagagaaagtatttaacaagagggaaaccccggaggaaagggaggagaggatgtggcagaagcaggatgagagggacaagagacgacacaaggagatcaagacactggccgccgtagtgttgcagggtcaggacagagagggagttaggatgggagaacgaaggcgaccccccttggaaaaggaccagtgtgcatactgcaagggaaaaggacattgggctcgggaatgcccacagagaccacagggaccccgacgacccagacccaaggctgtggacctccttaatctggaagactaggggggtccaggccaggagcccccccctgagcctcggataaccctcaagatcggggggcaacccataaccttcctagttgatacgggggcccaacattcggtcctgacccatactgggggccccctcagtgaccgttccgccttggtccagggggccaccggtagtaggagataccggtggacgactgaaagaaaagtccagttggCGTCGGGGCAAGTAACCCATTCTTTCCTACATATACCCGACTGCCCTCACCCGTTGCTGGGCCGGGACTTACTGACCAAATTAAAAGCACAGatttactttgatgaaagagGACCCACGGTCACGGGGCCTGGGGGAACCCCTTTACAAGTCCTCGCcctaaatctggaagaagaataccGCCTTTTCGAGCCTGAGCCCCCTGAAGAACCACCGGGTGAGATGCAGGACTGGCTAGACAGGTTTCCACAGGtatgggcagaaacaggaggcttgggGCTTGCGCACGACCAGCCGCCCCTCGTCATTTCATTGAAGGCCTCCGCAGCCCCAATCTCAATCAGACAGTACCCCATGTCTCGGGAAGCGCAGGAGGGGATTAAACCCCACATCCGGCGGCTAATAGACCAGGGAGTGCTCAAACCCTGCCGatctccctggaatactcccCTCTTACCCGTCAAGAAACCAGGCACGGGGGAATTCAGACCGGTCCAGGACTTAAGGGAGGTCAATAAGCGGGTAGaagacatacaccccacagtacCTAACCCCTACAacctcctcagcaccctcccaCCGACCCATACTTGGTATACGGTGCTGGatctaaaagatgctttcttttgcttgagactgcatcctcagagccagctactgtttgcttttgaatggaggGACCCAGAAATCGGGCTTTCAGGACAGCTGACCTGGACCCGGCTCCCTCAAGGGTTCAAGAATAGCCCAACACTCTTTGATGAGGCCCTCCATGCAGATCTAGCCGGATTCCGGGTAGAGCACCCAACCTTGACTCTGCTCCAGTACGTAGATGACCTCCTCTTGGCCGCCAGGAGCCGGACCGAATGCTTGGAAGgaactcaggctctgctgaccaggcttggggagaagggcTACAGGGCCTCAGTCAAAAAGGCCCAGATATGCCAAAACAAAGTTATCTATTTGggctacaccctggagggagggcgaAGATGGCTGACCgaggccagaaaagaggcaaTTGTCTCAATCCCCCCTCCCAAGGGCCCTCGGCAAGTCCGAGAATTTTTGGGCACggccggctactgccgcctctggattcctgggtttgctgaactggctgcccccctgtatcctctcactaagccgggaattatgttccgatgggaggaagaacatcaacaggccttccaacaaattaagagagcattgctcgagtcaccagccctgggcctacCAGATCTAACTAAGCCCTTCGAACTATtcgtggatgagaactcaggtttTGCCAAAGGGGTATTAGTGCAaaaactggggccctggaggaggccggtggcctatctatccaagaaattggacccggtAGCCACTGGATGGCCCCCTTGCTTACG belongs to Onychomys torridus chromosome 10, mOncTor1.1, whole genome shotgun sequence and includes:
- the LOC118591902 gene encoding uncharacterized protein LOC118591902, which codes for MGQTVATPLSLTLDRWSDVKGRGNNEGVIIKKNKWTTLCEAEWVMMDSPLIDLLTAEPPPYRAAPAAPAAGPETGMTAIGGAAAPEKMATGGDTGGTPAPSPIAGRLRARRDDTPLESKSALVQGATGSRRYRWTTERKVQLASGQVTHSFLHIPDCPHPLLGRDLLTKLKAQIYFDERGPTVTGPGGTPLQVLALNLEEEYRLFEPEPPEEPPGEMQDWLDRFPQVWAETGGLGLAHDQPPLVISLKASAAPISIRQYPMSREAQEGIKPHIRRLIDQGVLKPCRSPWNTPLLPVKKPGTGEFRPVQDLREVNKRVEDIHPTVPNPYNLLSTLPPTHTWYTVLDLKDAFFCLRLHPQSQLLFAFEWRDPEIGLSGQLTWTRLPQGFKNSPTLFDEALHADLAGFRVEHPTLTLLQYVDDLLLAARSRTECLEGTQALLTRLGEKGYRASVKKAQICQNKVIYLGYTLEGGRRWLTEARKEAIVSIPPPKGPRQVREFLGTAGYCRLWIPGFAELAAPLYPLTKPGIMFRWEEEHQQAFQQIKRALLESPALGLPDLTKPFELFVDENSGFAKGVLVQKLGPWRRPVAYLSKKLDPVATGWPPCLRMVAAIAVLLKDAGKLTLGQPMTVLSSHAVEALVRQPPDRWLSNSRMTYYQALLLDTDRVTFGPTVSLNPATLLPLPASSGEHDCLQILAEAHGTRPDLTDQPLKDSDYVWFTDGSSFLEEGTRRAGAAVTTESEVVWASPLPAGTSAQRAELIALAQALRMAEDFTEVKPGLYGYRYLLVFVDTFSGWMEAFPTKKETANVVAKKLLEDIFPRYGMPQVMGSDNGPAFVSQVSQRVARLLGIDWKLHCAYRPQSSGQVERANRTIKETLTKLTLATGSRDWVLLLPLALYRARNTPGPYGLTPFEIIYGAPPPIVNFLHPDISSFATSPTLEAHLQALQLVQKEVWKPLAAAYREQLDHPIVPHPFQIGDSVWVRRHQTKNLEPRWKGPYTVLLTTPTALKVDGIAAWVHASHVKAAKEIDPTSAKESTWKVQRTQNPLKI